Proteins encoded by one window of Lutibacter sp. A64:
- a CDS encoding LytR/AlgR family response regulator transcription factor has product MHYSLKKYKYVIVDSQPDAIVELQNHMKDYGQYVCVGVAKNSEEAIHIIIDKTPNLVFFDPEIMVQGVKECSFGIISETYQLLKRLPHFIAMSNSTALSYKAIKKGVFDYLLKPFNYYECKKALIRFENTQPEAEIICIKSFTEYRFMELNDIIYLKADNNTTDFFLKDGTMVTSFNTLKHFEVELPNTFARIHKSYIINMMHLTKIHFSKFQCSLKHTNIFIPFSKSLKSKMMEIKDLMMNGFIENTAQSIKSA; this is encoded by the coding sequence GTGCATTATTCTTTAAAGAAATATAAATATGTAATTGTTGATTCTCAACCCGATGCAATTGTGGAGTTGCAGAATCATATGAAAGATTATGGACAGTATGTTTGTGTGGGAGTTGCAAAAAACAGCGAGGAAGCTATTCATATAATTATTGATAAAACTCCAAACCTTGTTTTTTTCGACCCAGAAATAATGGTTCAAGGAGTTAAAGAATGTTCCTTTGGTATAATTTCTGAAACATATCAATTATTAAAAAGATTACCTCATTTTATTGCAATGAGTAATTCTACAGCCCTATCCTATAAAGCTATAAAAAAAGGAGTGTTTGATTATCTTTTGAAACCATTCAATTATTATGAATGTAAAAAGGCATTAATTCGTTTTGAAAACACACAGCCAGAAGCGGAGATTATATGCATTAAATCTTTTACGGAATATAGATTTATGGAATTAAATGATATTATTTACTTAAAGGCTGACAATAACACTACAGATTTCTTTTTAAAAGATGGTACTATGGTTACTTCCTTTAATACATTAAAACACTTTGAAGTTGAACTCCCTAATACATTTGCTCGTATTCATAAAAGCTATATTATAAATATGATGCATTTAACAAAAATCCATTTTAGCAAATTTCAATGTTCCTTAAAGCATACCAATATCTTTATCCCTTTTTCAAAATCTTTAAAATCTAAAATGATGGAAATTAAAGATCTTATGATGAATGGGTTTATTGAAAATACCGCACAATCAATAAAATCTGCATAA
- a CDS encoding TlpA disulfide reductase family protein, translating to MKKITIILLILITGCNSTTKKVSPIYNYSIDATIKGFKENTMVYLYKADIKITNPKPLDSANIIDGKFKFQGNIEEPFLAMLYFRDDVNSRTPSLTFWMDFSDMVINANLNSFNSDFVRLNNEQLKGSYLSELNNEIKSRRDSLNKAGQRSKIYDESINFIFKNPNNYYSVWEAYNFRTSLLQRNLLQKYYDTIDEKFKNSINGKLIKELLDSKKIVVGEHFTDIIAKDLDNKPIKLSDFKGKVILLDFWSTNCQPCRKQIRDEFPILKEKYNKEDFVIVNYSLDTDYNTWRKTSISDGIDWINIADLKGYKSTNVLNYQVRSIPKSIIIDKEGIIQHIKLGYKAGTLEKELDKLL from the coding sequence ATGAAAAAAATAACAATTATTCTACTAATATTAATTACAGGCTGTAATTCTACAACAAAAAAAGTTTCACCTATTTATAATTATTCTATTGATGCCACTATTAAAGGTTTTAAAGAAAATACGATGGTATATTTGTATAAAGCAGATATAAAAATTACCAATCCTAAACCTTTGGACTCGGCAAATATTATTGATGGGAAATTTAAATTTCAAGGAAATATTGAAGAGCCATTTTTAGCAATGCTATATTTTAGGGACGATGTAAATTCAAGAACACCTAGTCTAACATTTTGGATGGATTTTAGTGATATGGTAATAAATGCAAATCTTAACAGTTTTAACAGTGATTTTGTAAGATTAAATAATGAGCAATTAAAAGGGTCATATTTAAGTGAACTTAATAATGAAATTAAAAGTAGAAGAGATTCTTTGAATAAAGCAGGGCAAAGAAGCAAAATTTATGATGAATCTATAAATTTTATATTTAAAAACCCAAACAATTATTATTCAGTTTGGGAAGCTTATAATTTTAGAACTTCACTTCTGCAAAGAAATCTACTTCAAAAATATTATGATACCATAGATGAAAAATTTAAAAACTCTATTAACGGCAAGCTTATTAAAGAGTTACTTGATTCAAAAAAAATAGTGGTTGGAGAACATTTTACAGATATTATTGCTAAGGATTTGGACAATAAACCTATAAAACTCTCAGATTTTAAAGGTAAAGTGATTTTACTTGATTTTTGGAGTACCAATTGTCAGCCGTGCCGTAAACAAATACGGGATGAATTTCCAATTTTAAAAGAAAAATATAATAAAGAAGACTTTGTAATTGTAAATTACTCTTTAGATACCGATTATAATACTTGGAGAAAAACAAGCATTTCTGATGGTATAGACTGGATAAATATAGCTGATTTAAAAGGTTATAAAAGTACAAATGTTTTAAACTATCAAGTTAGATCAATTCCAAAATCAATAATTATTGATAAAGAAGGAATTATACAACATATTAAATTAGGTTATAAGGCAGGTACGCTGGAAAAAGAGTTAGATAAGTTACTATAA
- a CDS encoding HD family phosphohydrolase, translated as MKKIINKLLVNHSLIYKLFLYIATITLVVYLFPKGGQFKYEFQKGKPWEYENYYAPFDFAIQKTEDEIALEKEQIRASSKQFYEYNEDIALQVKNTINSKVEEALINEGIDEEEKNRLRNLVSQIINNVYEYGYLEVTTDVKDEFPVITLRRGNKSQEIAINKLFKTSQILNFINSKIGNQPFSQEENIILNIIYEELKPNVKFDTEFTERVLQENLNKISYTKGLVSENERIIFKGDIVQGENLIILNSLKSEFESQVWSKSSYNWIVFGYTILVALAFSMLLLFLRKYRSEIFENNTKVTFIFFNVVLIVLLITLIVKYDAKYIYIAPIVILPLVLKAFFDARLGLFTHVLTVLLLGFIVPNSFEFIFLQIIAGIVTILTISELHKRANLFISVAQITFVYFIAYFAFSIIQEGNAHNLDIDKFLYFTINGGATLFVLPLIYIFEKLFSLVSDESLKELSNTNSSLLRELSEKAPGTFQHSLQVANLAEACAIEINANSMLVRTGALYHDIGKMMNPMYFTENQSTNVNPHNELTPRDSAQIIINHIIKGVELAKKNRIPDRIIDFIRTHHGTSLVYYFYKTEEALIGAVPDKKHFQYPGPIPFSKETAILMMCDSVEAASKSIKEPTAQAFDILVEKIVNKQMEEGQFMNADITFKELQIIKKVLKKKLKNIYHLRIEYPE; from the coding sequence TTTTGCAATACAAAAAACAGAAGATGAAATTGCATTAGAAAAGGAGCAAATTAGAGCATCATCAAAACAATTTTATGAATACAATGAGGATATTGCTTTACAAGTAAAAAACACCATTAATTCAAAAGTTGAAGAAGCATTAATTAATGAAGGAATTGATGAAGAAGAAAAGAATAGATTAAGAAATTTAGTTTCTCAAATTATTAATAATGTATACGAGTATGGTTATTTAGAAGTTACCACAGATGTTAAAGATGAGTTTCCGGTAATTACCCTTAGAAGAGGAAATAAGAGTCAAGAAATAGCTATAAACAAGTTATTTAAAACCTCACAAATTTTAAATTTTATTAATTCAAAAATAGGGAATCAACCATTTTCGCAAGAAGAAAACATTATTTTAAATATAATTTATGAAGAATTAAAACCCAATGTGAAATTTGACACTGAATTTACTGAAAGAGTACTGCAAGAAAATTTAAATAAAATTTCCTATACAAAAGGGTTAGTTTCTGAAAATGAAAGGATTATATTTAAAGGAGATATTGTTCAGGGAGAAAATTTAATAATTTTAAACTCTCTTAAAAGCGAATTTGAATCTCAAGTTTGGAGTAAATCTAGTTATAATTGGATTGTTTTTGGTTATACCATATTAGTTGCCTTAGCTTTTTCTATGTTATTACTTTTTTTAAGAAAGTATAGATCAGAAATTTTTGAAAACAATACCAAAGTAACCTTTATATTTTTTAATGTAGTTTTAATTGTATTGTTAATTACTTTAATTGTAAAATATGACGCTAAATATATTTACATAGCACCAATTGTAATTTTACCATTAGTATTAAAAGCATTTTTTGACGCTAGATTAGGTTTATTTACTCACGTATTAACAGTTTTATTATTAGGTTTTATTGTGCCTAATAGTTTTGAGTTTATTTTTCTACAAATTATTGCAGGTATTGTAACAATTTTAACAATTTCAGAATTACATAAAAGAGCCAATTTATTTATATCTGTAGCACAAATTACATTTGTATATTTTATTGCTTATTTTGCTTTTTCAATTATTCAAGAAGGAAATGCTCATAATCTAGATATAGATAAGTTTCTTTATTTTACAATAAACGGAGGTGCTACATTATTTGTCTTACCTTTAATTTATATTTTTGAAAAATTATTTAGTTTAGTTTCAGATGAATCTTTAAAAGAACTTTCTAACACAAATTCTAGCTTATTAAGAGAATTGTCTGAAAAAGCACCCGGAACATTTCAACACTCGTTACAAGTTGCAAATTTAGCAGAAGCATGTGCCATTGAAATTAATGCAAACTCTATGTTAGTTAGAACAGGAGCATTGTATCACGATATTGGTAAAATGATGAATCCAATGTATTTTACAGAAAACCAATCTACAAATGTAAATCCACATAACGAGCTAACACCAAGAGATAGTGCTCAAATAATAATAAACCATATTATTAAGGGAGTAGAATTAGCTAAAAAAAATAGAATACCAGATAGAATTATAGATTTTATAAGAACACATCACGGAACAAGTTTGGTGTATTATTTCTATAAAACAGAAGAAGCTTTAATTGGTGCTGTTCCAGATAAAAAACATTTTCAATATCCAGGACCTATTCCTTTTTCAAAAGAAACAGCAATTTTAATGATGTGCGACTCTGTAGAAGCTGCTTCAAAAAGTATAAAAGAGCCAACAGCACAAGCATTTGATATATTGGTAGAAAAGATTGTAAATAAGCAAATGGAGGAAGGACAATTTATGAATGCAGATATTACTTTTAAAGAGTTACAAATAATTAAAAAGGTGTTAAAGAAGAAGTTAAAGAACATTTACCATCTAAGAATTGAATACCCAGAATAA
- a CDS encoding tetratricopeptide repeat-containing sensor histidine kinase, with product MKYFLVIFELNCAYSTQMYFRFLIFVIIFFLVGCRFDSTIKNNNDSTIRALDSIFSISLNNELPDSVRIHSLKIANIKIKNVSNDSLKFKLLLKLAHNNLNLGNVENFGKINLNILNEPYMKLATMNDKALVFEYLGYYYGLKFSPDSSYYFYDNALKSYKKVNNESSEGRVFLNLATILSSIRDYTRSEIYTIKAIEKLQYTNDNRNLYLAYNNLAVISNELNKFDESIEYRKKGLSYLSKLNNVEELILLALNGIGISYQKKGNWLKSIDFFKKAGAKLATSKKLPKILAAINDNLAYSKFKLNQTDELPELFYKALKIRDSLNIKDGQVVSNLHLSEYYLSQKDTLKAIRYGNKAKEIAEEANYSEGLFNSISFLSKIVSPEKGVKYLQKYVKLLDSLQQQEREIREKFTRIAYETDEITKENKVITKKNWWLTIAIIIGCAFFTVIYFYIRQRSKNKELLFNQKQEEANVEIYNLMISEKTKFEEGSIKERNRISEELHDGIVNKLFALRLRLLLLNEGKTKKDMDVREKHLEELQNIEEEIRTVSHELKVELFNVDNSFEKMVKDLVIKRSNLSNFEWNLSFNIHRKWESVANKIKIHCYRTIQEALQNIHKYAQATEVEIRFIEDEQLLLVEIIDNGIGFNPKNKSNGIGLKNIESRILKLNGTIEILSSIGEGTKIIMNIPL from the coding sequence ATGAAATACTTTTTGGTTATATTTGAGTTAAATTGTGCTTATTCAACTCAAATGTATTTTCGATTTTTAATTTTTGTAATTATTTTTTTTCTGGTTGGTTGTCGGTTTGATTCTACTATTAAAAATAATAATGATTCTACTATCAGAGCATTAGACTCCATTTTCTCAATTTCATTGAATAATGAATTACCAGATTCTGTTAGAATACATTCTTTAAAAATAGCAAATATTAAAATAAAGAATGTTAGCAATGATTCCTTAAAATTTAAATTATTATTAAAACTTGCTCATAATAATTTAAATTTAGGAAATGTTGAAAATTTTGGAAAAATAAATCTTAATATTCTTAATGAGCCCTATATGAAATTGGCAACAATGAATGATAAAGCCTTAGTTTTTGAATATTTAGGATATTATTATGGATTGAAATTTTCTCCAGACAGCTCATATTATTTTTATGATAATGCACTAAAATCATATAAGAAAGTAAATAATGAATCTTCTGAAGGAAGAGTATTCCTAAATTTAGCAACTATATTAAGTAGTATTAGAGACTATACAAGAAGTGAAATATATACTATTAAGGCAATTGAAAAACTTCAATACACTAATGATAATAGAAATTTGTATTTGGCTTATAACAATTTGGCTGTAATTTCAAATGAATTAAATAAATTTGATGAATCTATTGAATATCGCAAAAAAGGATTGAGCTATTTATCAAAACTTAATAATGTTGAGGAATTAATTTTGTTGGCATTAAATGGGATAGGAATTTCCTATCAAAAAAAAGGAAATTGGCTTAAATCTATTGATTTTTTCAAAAAAGCAGGTGCCAAATTAGCAACAAGTAAAAAATTGCCAAAAATTTTAGCCGCAATTAATGATAACCTTGCTTACTCTAAATTCAAATTAAATCAGACAGATGAATTACCCGAACTTTTTTACAAAGCTTTAAAAATAAGGGATAGCTTAAATATTAAAGATGGACAAGTGGTTAGTAACCTCCATCTATCCGAATATTATTTATCGCAAAAAGACACTTTAAAAGCAATTAGATATGGTAATAAAGCAAAAGAAATTGCTGAAGAAGCAAATTATAGTGAAGGATTGTTTAATTCGATTTCTTTCCTCTCAAAAATTGTATCCCCAGAAAAAGGAGTTAAATATCTTCAGAAATATGTAAAACTTTTAGATAGTCTTCAACAACAAGAACGAGAAATAAGAGAGAAATTCACTCGGATAGCTTATGAAACAGATGAAATTACTAAAGAAAATAAAGTAATTACAAAGAAAAATTGGTGGTTAACAATTGCAATAATTATTGGTTGCGCATTCTTTACAGTAATTTATTTTTATATAAGGCAACGTTCAAAAAATAAAGAGCTACTATTTAATCAAAAGCAAGAAGAAGCCAATGTTGAGATTTACAATTTAATGATTTCTGAAAAAACAAAATTTGAGGAAGGAAGTATTAAAGAAAGAAACCGTATATCTGAAGAGTTGCATGATGGTATTGTAAATAAATTATTTGCTTTAAGACTCCGGCTATTGTTGTTAAATGAAGGTAAAACGAAAAAAGATATGGATGTACGAGAGAAGCATTTAGAAGAATTACAAAATATTGAAGAGGAAATAAGAACGGTTTCTCATGAACTAAAAGTAGAGCTTTTTAATGTGGATAATTCATTTGAAAAAATGGTAAAAGACTTAGTGATAAAACGAAGTAATTTAAGTAATTTTGAATGGAATCTTAGTTTCAATATCCATAGAAAATGGGAAAGTGTAGCAAATAAAATTAAAATACATTGCTATAGAACTATCCAAGAGGCATTGCAAAATATTCATAAATATGCGCAAGCCACTGAAGTTGAGATTAGGTTTATAGAAGATGAGCAGCTATTACTAGTGGAAATTATTGATAATGGAATTGGTTTTAACCCTAAAAATAAATCCAATGGAATTGGATTGAAAAACATTGAATCTAGAATTTTAAAGTTAAATGGAACAATTGAAATTCTATCAAGTATTGGTGAGGGTACAAAAATAATAATGAATATTCCCTTGTAG
- a CDS encoding vitamin K epoxide reductase family protein — translation MENNLIYLITKLANKNNIVLDKIEAKVQLLSHPDYPSLSSISGLFNHFKIDYFALKVETNFEVFEQVPKVFLAQIAVNDKGNELVIVSKNKNNVEIIFNKNKSEIESVESFLEKWTGILFVIEKPQVKLSASKSRTKYFKIGIGIITMVILFGTFLYSKPSLFQVVHFGLSLVGIYISYLIVQHELGVHSQILDKFCSGQRKRTNCDAVLNSKGATIFGLFKLSDVGFVYFTSLALTWLVFSFNNFQTTSIFFLISSLAIPFTFISIYYQKVIVKNWCPLCITIVGILWLQFASLFIINSFWESQFIIDSSSIFLLASIVVVVTSWLLIYPLLKKEQKLEKFEIEYIKFKRNFKLFNAALNLNEQLETEIFNYNEIVFGNTNKANILNIMIITNPMCGFCKESHALVEKILEQENPAIQITIRFNVQVANKEAIGTKIAAKILELYHKTDEKDCLIALSDIYGKMDAITWLKKWGEASSLKYLETLKEEKEWCTSNKINFTPAVLINGKQYPTAYDRMDLLYFIDDLLEEQTIVKEELIEVE, via the coding sequence ATGGAAAACAACCTCATTTATTTAATCACCAAATTAGCTAATAAAAACAATATTGTACTTGATAAAATTGAAGCAAAGGTTCAATTATTAAGTCACCCAGACTATCCAAGTTTAAGTAGTATTTCTGGACTTTTTAACCATTTTAAAATTGATTATTTTGCGTTGAAAGTTGAAACTAATTTTGAAGTATTTGAACAGGTTCCAAAAGTGTTTTTAGCTCAAATAGCTGTTAATGATAAGGGAAATGAACTCGTTATTGTTTCAAAAAATAAAAATAATGTTGAAATTATATTTAATAAAAATAAATCAGAAATTGAAAGTGTTGAAAGTTTTTTGGAGAAATGGACAGGAATCTTATTTGTAATTGAAAAACCTCAAGTAAAGCTTTCAGCAAGTAAGAGTAGAACTAAATATTTTAAAATTGGAATAGGAATTATTACAATGGTTATTTTATTTGGTACATTTCTTTACTCAAAACCATCATTGTTTCAGGTTGTTCATTTCGGATTATCTTTAGTTGGAATTTACATTAGTTACCTTATAGTACAACATGAGCTTGGGGTGCATTCTCAAATATTGGATAAATTTTGTTCAGGTCAAAGAAAAAGAACAAACTGTGATGCTGTTTTAAATTCCAAAGGAGCTACTATATTTGGTTTATTTAAACTTAGTGATGTTGGTTTTGTTTATTTTACAAGTTTAGCGCTTACTTGGTTAGTTTTTTCCTTTAATAACTTTCAAACAACTTCAATATTTTTCCTAATAAGTTCATTAGCAATTCCATTTACATTTATCTCAATTTATTATCAAAAAGTAATTGTTAAAAATTGGTGTCCGCTATGTATAACTATTGTAGGTATTTTATGGCTGCAATTTGCATCGCTGTTTATAATTAATTCATTTTGGGAAAGTCAATTTATAATTGATTCCAGTTCAATATTTCTACTTGCAAGTATTGTGGTTGTTGTTACCAGTTGGCTTTTAATATATCCATTACTTAAAAAAGAACAAAAATTAGAAAAATTTGAAATTGAGTACATTAAATTTAAAAGAAATTTTAAACTTTTTAATGCAGCACTCAATTTAAATGAACAATTAGAAACTGAAATATTTAATTACAATGAAATTGTATTTGGAAACACAAACAAAGCAAACATATTAAATATTATGATTATTACAAATCCAATGTGTGGTTTTTGTAAAGAAAGCCACGCACTTGTAGAGAAAATTTTGGAACAAGAAAATCCAGCTATTCAAATTACCATTAGGTTTAATGTTCAGGTAGCTAATAAAGAGGCTATAGGGACTAAAATTGCGGCAAAAATTTTAGAGCTATACCATAAAACTGATGAAAAAGATTGCTTAATCGCACTTTCAGATATTTATGGAAAAATGGATGCAATTACATGGTTAAAAAAATGGGGCGAAGCTTCTAGTTTAAAGTACTTAGAAACTCTAAAAGAGGAGAAAGAATGGTGCACTAGCAATAAAATAAACTTTACGCCTGCTGTTTTAATTAATGGAAAGCAATACCCAACTGCATACGATAGAATGGACTTATTATATTTTATAGATGATTTATTAGAAGAACAAACTATTGTAAAAGAAGAACTAATAGAAGTTGAATAA
- a CDS encoding response regulator: MKKELKVLIIEDHPMILQSYKDVLLTIPNYKFSLSTAANCSEAIRLMNKSKFESPIDLFLIDIQIDPSEDGKITSGEDLALYARKEFPESKIIILTAIDNTERLKSIIKNTPHNALMIKTDIVPKTLFKAFGSVMNSKQYYSKKIQTLKVRSLKNEDLLDEVDKRILFHLSKGVKTKDLVNFIDLKLSMIEKRKSVIKQIFNVIGSDAELLKEAEKRGFI, encoded by the coding sequence GTGAAAAAAGAATTAAAAGTTTTAATTATTGAAGACCATCCAATGATTCTGCAGAGTTATAAGGATGTGTTATTAACCATTCCTAATTATAAGTTTAGTTTATCAACAGCGGCCAATTGTAGCGAAGCAATTCGTTTAATGAATAAATCTAAATTTGAATCTCCAATTGACTTATTTTTAATAGACATCCAAATAGATCCTTCAGAAGATGGAAAAATAACTTCGGGAGAAGATTTGGCACTCTATGCTAGAAAGGAATTTCCTGAATCTAAAATAATCATTTTAACAGCAATAGATAATACAGAAAGATTAAAAAGTATTATCAAAAACACACCACATAATGCACTAATGATTAAAACAGATATTGTTCCGAAAACCCTCTTTAAAGCATTTGGCAGTGTTATGAATTCTAAACAATATTATAGTAAAAAAATTCAAACATTAAAAGTTAGAAGTCTGAAAAATGAAGATTTATTGGACGAGGTAGATAAAAGAATCCTATTCCATTTGTCAAAAGGAGTTAAAACCAAAGATTTGGTAAACTTTATAGATTTAAAACTTAGTATGATTGAAAAACGTAAAAGTGTTATTAAACAAATTTTTAATGTAATCGGAAGTGATGCTGAATTATTAAAGGAAGCAGAAAAAAGAGGATTTATTTAA
- a CDS encoding site-specific integrase: MKTSTTFSILIWVNTSRVKDNQAKLFARVTVNQKRVSISLKRSVDISTWDKSKSQVKGNTQKARITNSYIQQVKAKLFQSYQFLKLEGKLITAQAIKSNFLSEDEVYKSMEDLITYHNEKMACKLHKDTMRNYKSSQNYLRKFIKKEYKTNNVYLKDLNYSFVIGFEDFLRSYQPIDHQRKIGNNTVMKHIQRLRKMVTMAFKMEWIVRDPFVKFKSLFIKSKREFLSEEDLQLLEEFTSSINRLELVRDLFVFSCYTGIAYIDIPKHHTYKLQINLKLFY, from the coding sequence ATGAAAACTTCAACCACATTTTCAATCCTTATTTGGGTAAACACTTCACGTGTAAAAGATAATCAGGCAAAATTATTTGCTCGAGTAACAGTTAATCAAAAACGTGTTAGCATTAGTTTAAAAAGAAGTGTAGATATTTCTACCTGGGATAAAAGCAAATCTCAAGTAAAAGGAAACACTCAAAAGGCGAGAATTACAAATAGTTATATTCAACAGGTAAAGGCGAAACTCTTCCAAAGTTATCAATTCTTGAAGTTAGAAGGAAAGCTAATAACTGCTCAGGCGATTAAATCAAATTTTTTAAGTGAAGATGAGGTGTATAAATCAATGGAAGATTTAATTACTTATCATAATGAAAAAATGGCTTGTAAACTTCATAAAGATACAATGAGGAATTACAAATCAAGTCAGAATTATTTAAGGAAGTTTATTAAAAAGGAGTACAAAACAAACAATGTTTATTTAAAAGATTTAAACTATTCATTTGTAATAGGATTTGAAGATTTTTTACGTTCGTACCAGCCAATAGACCACCAAAGAAAAATTGGGAATAATACCGTAATGAAACATATTCAACGGTTAAGAAAAATGGTTACAATGGCATTTAAAATGGAGTGGATTGTTAGAGATCCTTTTGTAAAGTTCAAATCGTTATTTATTAAAAGTAAAAGAGAATTTTTGTCAGAGGAAGATTTACAGTTGTTAGAAGAATTTACCAGTTCAATTAATAGATTAGAATTAGTAAGAGATTTATTTGTTTTTAGTTGTTATACAGGTATTGCATATATAGATATTCCAAAACATCATACATATAAACTACAGATCAATCTTAAACTATTTTATTAA